A window from Gemmatimonadaceae bacterium encodes these proteins:
- a CDS encoding YceI family protein encodes MRTRVTLSRSLRYLLAWTPTIAAARALPAQRPVSDAVLQRGSLSFLGHATVGDFVGVTSSVTGVIIGGRDYSVTRGFVEASVRTLVTGNERRDRDLRESMEVARYPMMRFDLSAVTPVPSASVTPDSIAMMLHGALTIHGVTQRVDLAARVTRAGDTTRVTTRFPLDLGSYDIRGLTKMFGLLRMQNEIEVRVDLLFLDAPTQWANP; translated from the coding sequence ATGCGAACACGAGTCACTCTCTCACGAAGCCTGCGCTATCTGCTGGCATGGACGCCGACGATCGCGGCCGCCCGGGCGCTTCCGGCGCAGCGTCCTGTCTCCGATGCGGTGCTGCAACGGGGCTCGCTCAGCTTTCTCGGCCACGCGACCGTCGGAGACTTCGTCGGCGTGACCAGCAGCGTCACCGGCGTGATCATCGGTGGTCGCGACTATTCCGTCACGCGCGGATTCGTCGAAGCATCGGTCCGAACGCTGGTCACGGGGAACGAACGTCGGGATCGGGACCTGCGCGAGTCGATGGAAGTCGCTCGTTACCCGATGATGCGTTTCGATCTCAGCGCGGTGACGCCGGTCCCGTCGGCATCTGTGACTCCGGACTCCATCGCCATGATGCTCCATGGTGCGCTGACCATCCATGGCGTGACGCAGCGCGTGGATCTCGCGGCGCGGGTGACCAGAGCTGGCGATACGACGCGCGTCACGACGCGCTTTCCGCTCGATCTTGGAAGCTACGACATACGTGGCTTGACGAAGATGTTCGGGCTGCTGCGCATGCAGAACGAGATCGAGGTTCGGGTGGATCTCCTCTTCCTGGACGCGCCGACGCAGTGGGCGAATCCATGA
- a CDS encoding aldose epimerase family protein — MHQRSETPSPVTVTRAPFGRLSDGRAVDVYTLTNAHGIEVHVMTFGAIITVVRTPDRAGRRDDIVLGFDGLDGYVREHPYFGAVVGRYANRIAHGRFTLDGKTYHLALNNGPNSLHGGRRGFDKALWNAESFSNDSAAGVSLRYTSPDGEENYPGTLRVHVTYTLNTHDELEVDYEATTDEPTILNLTQHSYWNLHGEGQGDILDHVVQIDASAFTPVDSTLIPTGEITPVAGTPFDFRTPTPVGARIDAPNEQLRFGRGYDHNFVLDRKDTGLTHAARVVDPASGRTLDVSTTEPGMQFYTGNFLDGTLIGKSGHAYGHRTGLVLETQHFPDSPNHPNFPSTVLRPGSTYRSRTVFRFGVTR, encoded by the coding sequence GTGCATCAACGCAGTGAAACTCCGTCGCCCGTGACGGTGACGCGTGCGCCGTTCGGAAGATTGTCGGACGGACGCGCCGTGGACGTCTATACGCTCACGAACGCGCACGGCATCGAGGTCCACGTGATGACCTTTGGCGCGATCATCACCGTCGTGCGCACTCCGGATCGCGCCGGTCGCCGCGACGACATCGTGCTCGGCTTCGACGGTCTCGACGGGTACGTCCGTGAGCACCCGTACTTCGGCGCAGTCGTGGGACGCTACGCGAATCGCATCGCGCACGGACGATTCACGCTCGACGGCAAGACGTATCACCTCGCGCTCAACAATGGACCGAACAGCTTGCACGGCGGTCGGCGCGGCTTCGACAAGGCCCTCTGGAACGCCGAGTCGTTCTCGAATGACAGCGCCGCTGGCGTGAGCCTGCGGTATACGAGCCCCGACGGCGAGGAGAATTATCCCGGCACGCTACGGGTGCACGTTACCTATACGCTCAACACCCACGACGAGCTCGAGGTCGATTACGAGGCGACCACGGACGAGCCGACCATTCTCAATCTCACCCAGCACTCGTATTGGAACCTCCACGGCGAGGGTCAGGGCGACATCCTCGATCACGTCGTGCAGATCGATGCGTCGGCGTTCACGCCTGTGGATTCGACACTGATCCCGACCGGCGAGATCACGCCGGTTGCGGGGACTCCCTTCGACTTCCGCACGCCCACACCGGTTGGCGCGCGCATCGATGCGCCCAACGAGCAGCTCCGTTTCGGCCGCGGCTACGACCACAACTTCGTGCTCGACCGCAAGGACACCGGGCTGACGCATGCGGCACGCGTCGTCGATCCGGCGAGTGGACGCACGCTCGACGTCAGCACGACGGAGCCGGGAATGCAGTTCTACACCGGCAACTTTCTCGACGGCACGCTCATCGGAAAAAGCGGACATGCGTACGGCCACCGCACCGGGCTGGTGCTGGAGACCCAGCATTTCCCGGATTCGCCGAATCACCCCAACTTCCCCTCGACCGTGTTGCGGCCGGGAAGCACGTACCGGTCGCGGACGGTCTTCAGATTCGGCGTGACTCGGTGA
- a CDS encoding nuclear transport factor 2 family protein, whose amino-acid sequence MSNATLEQEIVDLETRFWSAIRDGDAKAASSLIDEPCIVTGAQGHGAVDRATFEKMMESPSWTLREFSFAKPNVSFPSGGVAIIAYKVTEKLTVDGKPLTLEAADASTWVHRGGQWLCALHTESLLGDPFGRDHRM is encoded by the coding sequence ATGTCCAATGCCACACTCGAGCAGGAGATCGTCGACCTCGAGACCAGATTCTGGAGTGCCATTCGCGACGGCGACGCGAAGGCCGCGTCGAGCCTCATCGACGAACCGTGCATCGTGACGGGTGCCCAGGGGCATGGCGCCGTCGATCGCGCCACATTCGAAAAGATGATGGAGTCGCCATCCTGGACACTGCGCGAGTTCAGCTTCGCGAAGCCTAACGTGAGCTTTCCGAGTGGCGGCGTGGCGATCATCGCCTACAAGGTGACGGAGAAGCTGACGGTGGACGGAAAGCCGCTCACCCTCGAGGCGGCCGACGCGTCGACGTGGGTTCACCGGGGTGGCCAGTGGCTCTGTGCTCTGCACACGGAGTCGCTGCTTGGCGATCCGTTTGGACGCGATCACCGGATGTAA
- a CDS encoding glycoside hydrolase family 2 TIM barrel-domain containing protein: MVRHTNRVLWCCLTLIAGSLSAQPPRGDTIPLPEHPRPDFERAEWVNLNGRWRFAFDAKDDGVRAGWPNGNVPAGHEILVPFSWGAPLSGIPDSANIGWYARGIRVPETWRGRRVFIVFGASDWRTTVWVDGREVGEHQGGYTPFSFELKQPRVGESQRVVVRVDDTPHPFKLEGKQGYGQAHGMWQTVYLEARGSDPLDAVHFSPRSDLSGVGVDARLLDPAPSDLTLRLTFTNRDGQPVVTQRIPRGATNIHVDVPLPNAHRWSLEDPFLHDVTASVEGTGVVADRVQTYFGMRTISVVDLPGTTYPYVAINGTPVYLQLALDQAYHPRGYYTFPTDSVLRDEILRARRIGLNGLREHIKIEAPRKLYWADKLGVLIMADVPNWWGPPDSAAFHEHEVALRGMIDRDYNHPAVFAWVMFNETWGLTTQVEGRERYLPEAKRKVATVYALAKSLDPTRLVEDNSVCCHRGHTATDLDSWHEYLPGWEWAHHLDVVSDSTFPGSTWNFEPGWREGHQPMLNSEFGNVWGYEGSTGDVDWSWDYHRAIDAFRRHPKLAGWLYTEHHDVINEWNGYWRFDRSPKETGFGQIVEGMSLRDLHSPMYLAVGDSSLSRASKPGEHVDVPLYASFLTGSSAYGDSLTLRAELTGWNALGEQRRYATIIRRVAYRPWMSTSLDPLPVVMPNEPAVLVLAVRLEDASGTVLNRNFTTFVVEGEPPTSATLEDGRRVRLARVPAASVSDAHWSLKQWQVLGGLKVDGAGSGYFEYRLPWPAELALNQVASATFLVEASSKRLNGKDRDTTASSNDDYMRGGGFHDPSRNPNSYPMTGTTPFPSAVRVTVNGRPGARFELADDPADSRGILSWHAQPLDRHLYEAGSYGQLLRVSIPGDALADAARSGAIIVRLSVDSALPGGLAIYGANFGRYPIDPTILFVLRR; this comes from the coding sequence GTGGTGCGTCACACAAACCGAGTCCTCTGGTGCTGCCTAACGCTGATCGCCGGCTCGCTTTCCGCGCAGCCGCCGCGCGGCGACACCATTCCGCTTCCGGAACACCCACGGCCGGATTTCGAGCGCGCGGAGTGGGTGAATCTCAACGGGCGCTGGCGCTTCGCGTTCGACGCGAAAGACGATGGTGTGCGCGCCGGGTGGCCTAACGGCAACGTGCCAGCCGGACACGAGATTCTCGTCCCGTTCTCGTGGGGCGCGCCGCTTTCCGGTATCCCCGACAGCGCCAATATCGGATGGTACGCCCGAGGGATCCGCGTTCCGGAGACGTGGCGCGGCCGGCGCGTGTTCATCGTCTTCGGCGCCTCCGATTGGCGAACGACGGTCTGGGTCGACGGACGAGAGGTTGGCGAGCACCAGGGCGGTTACACGCCATTCTCGTTCGAGCTGAAACAACCGCGTGTCGGCGAGTCGCAGCGCGTCGTGGTTCGCGTCGACGACACCCCGCATCCGTTCAAGCTCGAAGGCAAGCAGGGCTACGGCCAGGCGCACGGCATGTGGCAGACCGTGTATCTCGAGGCGCGTGGCAGCGACCCGCTCGACGCCGTACACTTCTCACCGCGCTCCGATCTCTCCGGCGTCGGCGTCGATGCACGGCTTCTCGACCCGGCGCCGAGCGATCTCACGCTGCGTTTGACGTTTACGAATCGCGACGGCCAGCCGGTCGTGACGCAACGCATCCCGCGCGGTGCCACGAATATCCACGTCGACGTGCCGCTGCCTAACGCGCACCGCTGGTCGCTCGAGGATCCGTTCCTGCACGACGTGACGGCCAGCGTCGAGGGCACGGGCGTCGTAGCGGATCGAGTGCAGACCTACTTCGGCATGCGCACGATCAGCGTCGTCGATCTGCCCGGCACGACCTATCCGTACGTCGCGATCAACGGGACACCCGTCTATCTCCAGCTCGCGCTCGATCAGGCGTATCACCCGCGCGGGTACTACACCTTCCCGACCGATAGCGTCTTGCGCGACGAGATTCTCCGTGCGCGCCGCATTGGCCTCAACGGACTGCGAGAGCACATCAAGATCGAAGCGCCGCGCAAACTGTACTGGGCAGACAAGCTCGGCGTTCTCATCATGGCCGACGTCCCGAACTGGTGGGGCCCGCCCGATTCCGCCGCCTTCCACGAGCACGAGGTTGCGCTCCGGGGCATGATCGACCGCGACTACAATCATCCCGCGGTCTTTGCGTGGGTGATGTTCAACGAGACCTGGGGCCTAACGACTCAGGTCGAGGGTCGTGAGCGCTACCTTCCCGAGGCGAAGCGCAAGGTGGCGACCGTGTACGCGCTCGCGAAATCACTCGATCCAACGCGGCTCGTCGAGGACAACTCGGTCTGCTGTCATCGAGGGCACACGGCGACCGACCTCGACTCCTGGCACGAGTATCTGCCCGGCTGGGAATGGGCGCACCATCTGGACGTTGTCAGCGACAGCACGTTTCCCGGCTCGACGTGGAACTTCGAGCCGGGCTGGCGCGAAGGGCATCAGCCGATGCTCAACTCCGAGTTCGGCAACGTGTGGGGATACGAGGGCAGTACGGGCGATGTGGATTGGAGTTGGGACTATCACCGCGCGATCGACGCCTTTCGGCGCCATCCCAAGCTCGCGGGCTGGCTCTACACGGAGCATCACGACGTCATCAACGAGTGGAACGGCTACTGGCGCTTCGATCGCTCGCCGAAGGAGACCGGCTTCGGCCAGATCGTGGAAGGGATGTCGCTGCGCGATCTCCATTCACCGATGTATCTCGCCGTCGGCGACTCCTCACTGAGCCGCGCGTCGAAGCCTGGTGAGCACGTCGACGTTCCGCTCTACGCGTCCTTCCTCACCGGTAGTTCGGCGTACGGTGATTCGCTGACTCTTCGTGCCGAGCTCACCGGCTGGAACGCGCTTGGCGAGCAGCGAAGATACGCGACGATCATTAGACGCGTCGCGTATCGGCCATGGATGTCGACGTCGCTCGACCCGCTTCCCGTGGTCATGCCTAACGAGCCGGCCGTTTTGGTGTTGGCCGTGCGGCTCGAGGACGCGAGTGGCACCGTCCTGAATCGGAACTTCACGACATTCGTCGTCGAGGGCGAGCCGCCGACGTCGGCGACGCTCGAGGATGGCCGGCGCGTGCGCCTCGCCCGCGTACCGGCTGCCTCGGTGAGCGATGCACACTGGTCCCTCAAGCAATGGCAGGTGCTCGGCGGCCTCAAGGTCGACGGCGCAGGTAGTGGCTACTTCGAGTATCGCCTTCCCTGGCCGGCAGAGCTCGCGCTCAATCAGGTCGCGAGCGCGACGTTCCTCGTCGAGGCGTCATCGAAGCGCCTCAATGGAAAGGATCGTGACACCACCGCCTCGAGCAACGACGATTACATGCGCGGCGGCGGCTTCCATGATCCGAGTCGCAATCCGAACAGCTATCCGATGACCGGCACGACGCCGTTTCCGAGTGCGGTACGCGTGACGGTGAATGGCCGGCCTGGCGCCCGATTCGAGCTCGCGGACGATCCTGCCGACTCGCGCGGCATCCTGAGCTGGCACGCACAGCCGCTCGACCGCCATCTGTACGAGGCGGGTTCGTACGGCCAGCTCCTTCGCGTCTCCATTCCCGGGGACGCACTCGCCGACGCGGCCCGTAGTGGTGCAATCATCGTTAGGCTCTCCGTCGACTCGGCGCTCCCCGGAGGGCTCGCCATATACGGCGCGAACTTCGGACGCTACCCGATCGACCCGACCATACTGTTCGTTCTCCGCCGATAG
- a CDS encoding GntP family permease, translating to MTSDARLLLYALGAVVVLIVLIARFKLHPLIALTTVSLAMGAVAGMPLTGTLKAFQDGVGTALGFIAIVVGIGTMLGKVMAESGAAARIATTLIGRFGEQRVHWALMIVAFILGIPVFFQVGFVLLIPLVFTIARRTGLSLVKLGIPLVAGLSVVHGMLPPHPAAMLAVSAFNADVGRTILYGLIVGLPTAALAGPIFGAWVAQRVALPADNPMAIQLSERDVSAGDATLPLPGFATSLFTVLVPVILMLLATAADSWLPPDSSLRSTLHFVGNPIVSLLLALLFSFWSLARKRHFTREQVLKFCSDCLGPTATILLVIGAGAGFNQVLVSSGVGRAVAELARVSHASPILLAWVIATLIRVATGSATVAMTTASGIVAPIAAASGAHAELLVLATGAGSLMLSHVNDAGFWLIKEFFDMTVLQTLKTWTVAETIIGVAGLIFTLLLSLAL from the coding sequence ATGACGAGCGACGCTCGCCTTCTCCTGTATGCCCTCGGCGCGGTGGTGGTGCTCATCGTGCTGATCGCGCGATTCAAGCTGCACCCGCTGATCGCGCTCACTACCGTCTCGCTCGCGATGGGCGCTGTCGCGGGGATGCCGCTCACCGGTACGCTGAAAGCGTTCCAGGACGGCGTTGGAACGGCGTTAGGCTTCATCGCGATCGTCGTCGGTATCGGGACGATGCTTGGCAAGGTGATGGCCGAGTCGGGCGCCGCGGCGCGCATCGCGACGACGCTCATCGGTCGCTTCGGCGAGCAGCGGGTACACTGGGCACTGATGATCGTCGCGTTCATCCTCGGCATTCCAGTCTTCTTTCAGGTCGGCTTCGTACTTCTGATCCCGCTGGTGTTCACGATCGCGCGCCGTACCGGCCTCTCACTCGTGAAGCTCGGCATTCCACTGGTCGCAGGGTTGTCGGTGGTCCACGGGATGTTACCGCCTCATCCGGCGGCGATGCTCGCTGTGAGCGCGTTCAACGCCGATGTGGGGCGCACGATTCTATACGGCTTGATCGTTGGACTCCCGACCGCGGCGCTGGCGGGACCGATCTTCGGCGCCTGGGTCGCACAACGCGTCGCGCTGCCGGCGGACAATCCGATGGCGATTCAGCTGTCGGAGCGCGATGTCAGCGCCGGCGACGCGACGTTGCCCCTTCCTGGCTTCGCGACCTCGCTCTTCACGGTGCTCGTTCCCGTGATCCTCATGCTGCTCGCGACCGCCGCCGACAGCTGGCTCCCGCCGGACAGCTCGCTCCGATCGACGCTGCATTTTGTCGGCAACCCGATCGTCTCGTTGCTTCTGGCACTCCTGTTTTCCTTCTGGTCGCTCGCGCGCAAACGGCATTTCACACGTGAGCAAGTTCTGAAGTTCTGCAGCGACTGCCTCGGACCGACGGCGACGATTCTCCTCGTCATCGGCGCCGGCGCCGGTTTCAATCAAGTGCTCGTCTCGAGCGGCGTCGGGCGCGCCGTCGCCGAGCTCGCACGCGTGTCGCATGCGTCACCCATCCTCCTCGCCTGGGTGATCGCCACGCTCATTCGCGTCGCCACCGGCTCGGCGACCGTCGCAATGACGACGGCCTCCGGGATCGTCGCGCCGATTGCCGCCGCGTCGGGCGCGCACGCGGAACTGCTCGTGCTCGCGACCGGCGCCGGGTCGCTGATGCTGTCGCACGTGAACGACGCCGGCTTCTGGCTCATCAAGGAATTCTTCGATATGACGGTGCTACAAACACTCAAGACCTGGACCGTTGCCGAAACGATCATCGGCGTGGCCGGCCTGATCTTCACGCTGTTGCTGAGTCTCGCACTCTGA